In one Choloepus didactylus isolate mChoDid1 chromosome 1, mChoDid1.pri, whole genome shotgun sequence genomic region, the following are encoded:
- the LOC119509844 gene encoding peptidyl-prolyl cis-trans isomerase A-like has protein sequence MSEEGSPLGVYRRPDTTTHSLTLSLTALVNPTVFFDIATEGEPMGYICFELLADQVPKTTENFQALSTGEKGFGYKDSCFHRIIPGFMCQGGDFTCHNDTGGKSIYREKLDDENFILKQIGPGILSMANAGPNTNGSQFFICTAKTEWLDGEHVVFGKVKEGMNTVETMGSFGSRNGKASKKITTANCGQI, from the coding sequence ACACCACCACCCACAGCCTCACTCTTTCACTCACAGCCCTGGTCAACCCCACCGTGTTCTTCGACATTGCCACCGAGGGCGAGCCCATGGGCTACATCTGCTTTGAGCTGCTTGCAGATCAAGttccaaagacaacagaaaacttccaggctctgagcactggggagaaAGGATTTGGTTATAAGGattcctgctttcacagaattattcCTGGGTTTATGTGCCAGGGTGGTGACTTCACATGCCATAACGACACTGGTGGCAAGTCCATCTACAGGGAGAAGCTTGATGATGAGAACTTCATCCTGAAGCAAATAGGTCCTGGCATCTTGTCCATGGCTAATGCTGGACCCAACACAAATGGCTCCCAGTTTTTCATCTGCACTGCTAAGACTGAGTGGTTGGATGGTGAGCACGTGGTCTTTGGCAAGGTGAAAGAGGGCATGAATACTGTGGAAACCATGGGAAGCTTTGGGTCCAGGAATGGCAAGGCCAGCAAGAAGATCACCACTGCCAACTGTGGACaaatttga